In one Nomascus leucogenys isolate Asia chromosome 13, Asia_NLE_v1, whole genome shotgun sequence genomic region, the following are encoded:
- the PRSS58 gene encoding serine protease 58: MKFLLLWALLNLTVALAFNPDYTVSSTPPYLVYLKSDYLPCAGVLIHPLWVITAAHCNLPKLRVILGVTIPADSNEKHLQVIGYEKMIHHPHFSLTSIDHDIMLIKLKTEAELNDYVKLATLSYQTISENTMCSVSTWSYNVCDIYKEPDSLQTVNISVISKPQCRDAYKTYTIKENMLCVGIVPGRRQPCKEVSAAPAICNGMLQGILSFADGCVLRADVGIYAKIFYYIPWIENVIQNN; this comes from the exons ATGAAGTTTCTCCTCCTCTGGGCTCTCTTGAATCTGACTG TTGCTTTGGCCTTTAATCCAGATTACACAGTCAGCTCCACTCCCCCCTACTTGGTCTACTTGAAATCTGACTACTTGCCCTGCGCTGGAGtcctgatccacccgctttgggtGATCACAGCTGCACACTGCAATTTACC AAAGCTTCGGGTGATATTGGGGGTTACAATCCCAGCAGACTCTAATGAAAAACATCTGCAAGTGATTGGCTATGAGAAGATGATTCATCATCCACACTTCTCACTCACTTCTATTGATCATGACATCATGCTAATCAAGCTGAAAACAGAAGCTGAACTCAATGACTATGTGAAACTAGCCACCCTGTCCTACCAAACTATCTCTGAAAATACCATGTGCTCTGTCTCTACCTGGAGCTACAACGTGTGTGATATCT aCAAGGAGCCCGATTCACTGCAAACTGTGAACATCTCTGTAATCTCCAAGCCTCAGTGTCGCGATGCCTATAAAACCTACACCATCAAGGAAAATATGCTGTGTGTGGGCATCGTGCCAGGAAGGAGGCAGCCCTGCAAG GAAGTTTCTGCTGCCCCGGCAATCTGCAATGGGATGCTTCAAGGAATCCTGTCTTTTGCGGATGGATGTGTTTTGAGAGCCGATGTTGGCATCTATGCCAAAATTTTTTACTATATACCCTGGATTGAAAATGTAATCCAAAATAACTGA